Proteins from one Amycolatopsis benzoatilytica AK 16/65 genomic window:
- a CDS encoding FtsW/RodA/SpoVE family cell cycle protein, whose product MGAARGTELRLLLFAVALTWCALLLVDADALQRIDSSVLTYGASFTAVMAVAHFAVRRWAPHADPLILPSTALLNGIGLVMIHRIDLGLAEQAAEKGKQYSAVAGQQVLWTVVGVALFVGVLGFVRDHRVLTRYGHLAGLAGIVAIVLPAVLPASMSEVNGAKVWIKIGAASIQPGEFAKLMLIVFAATSLVAKRDLFRVAGRKVLGVELPRARDLGPIVLAALGCVAVLAFEKELGAALLFFGIVLVMIYLATERAIWVFAGLLIFVVGCVLAYFLFNHVRQRVANWMDPLATYDRPGGGYQIAQGLFGLGTGGLGGTGLGNGRPDIVPEANTDFITASIGEELGFLGLAAVLMLYLLIALRGMRHALAVRDSFGKLLGGGLAFTVVMQIFVVVGGVTKLIPETGITAPFLSKGGSSLLANYILVALLLRISDAARKPATEPVKAMRAPLADAGTVLVQRPPVPPPPR is encoded by the coding sequence ATGGGCGCCGCACGCGGCACGGAATTGCGGCTGTTGCTGTTCGCGGTGGCGCTCACCTGGTGCGCGCTCCTGCTCGTCGACGCCGACGCGTTGCAGCGCATCGATTCCTCGGTCCTCACCTACGGCGCGTCGTTCACCGCGGTGATGGCGGTGGCGCATTTCGCGGTCCGCCGCTGGGCCCCGCACGCGGACCCGCTGATCCTGCCGAGCACCGCGCTGCTGAACGGGATCGGCCTGGTGATGATCCACCGGATCGATCTGGGCTTGGCCGAACAGGCGGCGGAGAAGGGCAAGCAGTACTCCGCGGTGGCCGGCCAGCAGGTGCTGTGGACCGTGGTCGGCGTCGCGTTGTTCGTCGGCGTGCTGGGGTTCGTGCGCGACCACCGGGTGCTGACCCGCTACGGCCACCTCGCCGGACTGGCCGGGATCGTCGCGATCGTGCTGCCCGCGGTGCTGCCCGCCTCGATGTCCGAGGTCAACGGCGCGAAGGTGTGGATCAAGATCGGCGCAGCGTCGATCCAGCCCGGCGAGTTCGCGAAGCTGATGCTGATCGTGTTCGCTGCGACCTCGCTGGTGGCGAAACGGGACTTGTTCCGGGTCGCCGGGCGGAAAGTGCTCGGCGTCGAGCTGCCGCGAGCGCGCGACCTCGGCCCGATCGTGCTCGCCGCGCTGGGCTGCGTCGCGGTGCTGGCCTTCGAGAAGGAGCTGGGCGCCGCGCTGCTGTTCTTCGGGATCGTCCTGGTGATGATCTACCTGGCGACCGAGCGGGCGATCTGGGTGTTCGCCGGCCTGCTGATCTTCGTCGTCGGCTGCGTGCTGGCGTACTTCCTGTTCAACCACGTGCGCCAACGGGTCGCGAACTGGATGGACCCGCTGGCGACCTACGACCGGCCCGGCGGCGGGTACCAGATCGCGCAGGGACTGTTCGGGCTCGGCACCGGCGGCCTCGGCGGGACCGGTCTCGGCAACGGACGGCCGGACATCGTGCCGGAAGCGAACACCGACTTCATCACCGCGAGCATCGGCGAGGAGCTGGGTTTCCTCGGCCTGGCCGCGGTGCTGATGCTGTACCTGCTGATCGCCCTGCGGGGCATGCGGCACGCGCTCGCCGTCCGCGACAGCTTCGGCAAACTTCTCGGCGGCGGGCTCGCGTTCACCGTGGTGATGCAGATCTTCGTCGTCGTCGGCGGCGTGACGAAGCTGATCCCGGAAACCGGCATCACCGCGCCGTTCCTGTCGAAGGGCGGCTCGTCGTTGCTGGCGAACTACATCCTGGTGGCGTTGCTGCTGCGGATCTCCGACGCGGCAAGAAAACCGGCGACCGAACCGGTGAAGGCGATGCGCGCGCCGCTGGCGGACGCCGGGACGGTGCTCGTGCAGCGACCGCCGGTGCCGCCTCCTCCTCGCTGA
- a CDS encoding 8-oxoguanine deaminase: MRTVVENAAIATVSGPEYRTGFVVVEDDRIAAVGPGSYPGPVDERVDASGCLVTPGLVNTHHHLYQWATRGLAADHTLFEWLVALYPVWGKLDADLTHAAGTAGLARLALTGCTTVADHHYVFPSDGGDQVAALAAARERIGLRLHLVRGSMDRGESDGGLPPDRLVESTEDALLGTEAAIDRYHDASPGAVLQIAVGPCSPFSVTEQLMTGAAELARRRGVRLHTHLAETRDEEQQCLAETGCTPAEYAEKLGWLAADVWLAHTVHLAPAAIRRFGETGTGSAHCPTSNGRLGTGIAPVRDLLDAGAPVGLGVDGAASSESGGLGEELHQALLQARQRGGPTALTTREALWLGTMGGARCLGRADELGSVEVGKLADLALWDLTGLNYAGIEDPVAALVLAATPPLRRVFVGGRTVVADGRLRSGEEAVIAGELATASARLRER, from the coding sequence ATGAGGACAGTGGTCGAGAACGCCGCGATCGCGACGGTGAGCGGGCCGGAGTACCGCACCGGGTTCGTCGTCGTCGAGGACGACCGCATCGCCGCGGTCGGTCCCGGCAGCTATCCCGGCCCGGTCGACGAGCGCGTGGACGCGTCCGGCTGTCTCGTCACTCCCGGCCTGGTCAACACGCACCACCATCTGTACCAGTGGGCGACCCGGGGCTTGGCCGCCGACCACACCTTGTTCGAATGGCTCGTCGCGCTGTACCCGGTGTGGGGCAAGCTCGACGCGGACCTCACGCACGCGGCCGGTACCGCCGGCCTGGCCCGGCTGGCGCTGACCGGCTGCACGACCGTCGCCGACCATCACTACGTTTTCCCGTCCGACGGCGGAGACCAGGTAGCCGCGCTCGCCGCCGCGCGGGAGCGGATCGGGCTGCGGCTGCACCTGGTCCGCGGTTCGATGGACCGCGGCGAATCGGACGGCGGCCTCCCGCCGGACCGGTTGGTCGAGTCCACAGAGGACGCTCTGCTGGGCACCGAGGCCGCGATCGACCGCTACCACGACGCCTCGCCCGGCGCCGTCCTCCAGATCGCGGTCGGGCCGTGCTCGCCGTTCTCGGTGACCGAGCAGCTGATGACCGGCGCGGCGGAACTGGCCCGCCGCCGGGGCGTCCGGCTGCACACGCACCTGGCCGAGACTCGCGACGAGGAACAGCAATGCCTCGCCGAAACCGGGTGCACCCCCGCGGAGTACGCGGAAAAGCTCGGCTGGCTCGCGGCGGACGTCTGGCTCGCGCACACCGTCCACCTCGCCCCGGCGGCGATCCGCCGCTTCGGCGAAACCGGTACCGGCTCGGCGCACTGTCCGACGTCGAACGGCCGGCTGGGCACCGGGATCGCCCCGGTGCGGGACCTGCTGGACGCGGGCGCACCGGTCGGCCTCGGCGTGGACGGCGCGGCGTCGAGCGAGTCCGGCGGGCTCGGCGAGGAGCTGCACCAGGCGCTGCTGCAAGCCCGGCAGCGGGGCGGGCCGACCGCGTTGACCACCCGGGAAGCCCTGTGGCTCGGGACGATGGGCGGCGCCCGCTGCCTTGGCCGGGCGGACGAGCTCGGCTCGGTCGAGGTGGGCAAGCTCGCGGATCTGGCCCTGTGGGACCTGACCGGGCTGAACTACGCGGGGATCGAGGACCCGGTCGCGGCGCTGGTGCTCGCCGCGACGCCGCCGTTGCGCCGGGTGTTCGTTGGCGGCCGGACCGTGGTCGCGGACGGGCGGCTGCGGTCGGGCGAGGAAGCGGTGATCGCCGGAGAACTGGCCACGGCGAGCGCGCGGCTGCGGGAGCGCTGA